A single window of Channa argus isolate prfri chromosome 12, Channa argus male v1.0, whole genome shotgun sequence DNA harbors:
- the si:dkeyp-74b6.2 gene encoding E3 ubiquitin-protein ligase TRIM39 isoform X1, whose amino-acid sequence MPLQNKEGVFKLFTLHLLFELHMMRMIRTQSMTAQTVRNMACVPLEEQLKCCICLDTYTDPVSIPCGHNFCLDCIEGYWNTKKKAECPLCKEVFKKRPQLRINRTFAEIIDVIKRFLLSRQKDEGFFDISSVKSEEDEVPCDVSNDYKSASVKSCLVCQASYCEIHLTPHLRESALQRHRLMDPDIFSSSHLCRNHNKPLTRFCKQDHTTVCEKCIKMDHKHHKTVPMVKESDRIKTNLRDSKAKIQFMIQTRLRKMKDIENSAALSKKFTEEEIKSSSQVCSKLITTIQTHLDLLIEELKQTQEEAENRAEGLLDELEQEINDLQIRNSELQHLELTQKPLHVLQSFPSLRQLPSTREWSEITVPSDNCVGVVRKTVSNLVDVCRKIESKLSEEEVDKMNQYAVEVTLDPDTASGWLLLSADRKKVSCQKNKIPVPNNTQRFDSCVCVLGKQSFTSGRYYWVVQVGDKTDWDLGLARESINRKGVITVRPDRGYWAICRRKGVSLSACAGPSITLQLREPPQKVGVFLNYEEGLVSFYDAEAKTHIYTYSGCDFTEPVYPYFNPCVQDQGKNAAPLVICPLDVNVGQNITIESVV is encoded by the exons ATGCCACTGCAAAACAAAGAGGGAGTATTTAAACTCTTCACACTGCATTTGCTGTTTGAGCTGCATATGATGAGGATGATCCGGACACAGAGCATGACAGCCCAAACAG TCAGAAACATGGCCTGCGTTCCACTGGAGGAGCAGTTGAAATGTTGCATCTGTCTTGACACCTACACAGACCCGGTCTCCATCCCATGTGGACACAACTTCTGCCTGGACTGCATTGAAGGTTACTGgaatacaaagaaaaaggcagagtGTCCTCTGTGCAAAGAAGTTTTCAAAAAACGCCCACAGCTCAGGATCAACCGAACTTTTGCTGAAATCATTGATGTCATAAAAAG GTTTTTGTTGTCCAGACAAAAAGACGAGgggttttttgacatttcaagtGTCAAGTCAGAGGAAGATGAAGTTCCCTGTGATGTCTCCAATGACTACAAGTCAGCATCAGTCAAGTCGTGCCTTGTCTGCCAGGCCTCTTATTGTGAAATTCACCTGACACCCCACCTAAGGGAATCGGCACTGCAAAGACACAGGCTGATGGATCCAGACATATTTTCCAGCAGTCACCTCTGCAGAAACCACAACAAGCCACTGACAAGGTTCTGCAAGCAGGATCACACAACTGTGTGTGAGAAGTGTATCAAGATGGaccacaaacaccacaaaaCTGTCCCCATGGTGAAGGAGAGCGATCGCATCAAG ACCAATCTGAGGGACTCAAAGGCTAAAATTCAATTCATGATCCAGACCAGACTCAGAAAAATGAAGGATATCGAAAATTCAGCGGCTCTGAGCAAG AAATTCACTGAGGAAGAGATTAAGAGCAGTTCTCAGGTCTGCTCCAAGCTGATAACCACCATCCAGACACACCTGGACTTGCTCATTGAGGAGCTCAAACAAACGCAGGAAGAAGCTGAGAATAGAGCTGAGGGGCTGCTCGATGAGCTGGAGCAGGAAATCAACGACCTGCAGATTAGGAACAGTGAGCTGCAGCACCTGGAGCTCACTCAGAAACCTCTTCATGTCCTGCAG AGTTTCCCATCTCTGAGACAACTCCCATCCACTAGGGAGTGGTCTGAGATCACAGTCCCTTCTGATAACTGTGTGGGGGTAGTGAGGAAAACTGTCTCTAATTTGGTGGACGTCTGTAGGAAGATTGAAAGCAAACTGTCTGAAGAAG AGGTAGACAAGATGAATCAATATGCAG TTGAAGTGACTCTGGATCCTGACACTGCATCCGGCTGGCTGCTCCTGTCTGCAGATAGAAAGAAG GTGAGCTGCCAGAAGAACAAGATCCCAGTCCCAAACAATACTCAACGGTTTGACTCCTGCGTCTGTGTTTTGGGGAAACAAAGTTTCACATCTGGAAGATACTACTGGGTGGTTCAG GTTGGGGATAAAACAGACTGGGATCTTGGCCTGGCCAGGGAGTCCATCAACAGGAAGGGGGTCATCACAGTTCGTCCTGACAGAGGTTACTGGGCAATATGCCGCCGCAAAGGCGTCAGCCTCTCTGCCTGCGCTGGTCCCTCCATCACCCTCCAACTCCGGGAACCCCCACAGAAAGTTGGTGTATTCCTGAACTACGAGGAAGGTCTGGTGTCCTTTTATGACGCCGAAGCAAAGactcacatttacacttacAGCGGGTGTGATTTCACTGAGCCTGTCTACCCATACTTTAACCCCTGTGTTCAAGACCAGGGAAAAAATGCAGCCCCTCTGGTGATTTGTCCTCTTGATGTTAATGTAGGACAAAACATAACCATTGAGTCAGTTGTGTGA